One genomic window of Gammaproteobacteria bacterium includes the following:
- a CDS encoding chalcone isomerase family protein codes for MKLLTAVTAVGLVLSTTIAFGKEIAGVQVPDTVTVQTNDLVLNGAGIRTRVFFKIYVGALYLKAREGNTLSVLAAPAPKSVRLHLLHSEISADKLVDAWNDGFAANHTADELKALKARIDQFNKLFPTVFRGDVIRLDLLLDGSTEVFINDKKRGAVPGEDFQKALLKIWLGNNPVDKDLKQALLGKG; via the coding sequence TTCGGCAAAGAAATCGCCGGCGTCCAAGTGCCGGATACGGTAACGGTACAGACGAACGATCTCGTGCTGAACGGCGCCGGCATACGCACGCGCGTTTTCTTCAAGATCTACGTCGGCGCACTGTATTTGAAAGCGCGCGAAGGCAACACGCTGAGCGTGCTGGCGGCACCGGCGCCGAAAAGCGTACGACTGCATTTGCTCCACAGCGAAATATCGGCCGACAAGCTAGTCGATGCCTGGAACGACGGCTTCGCTGCCAACCACACGGCCGACGAGCTGAAGGCGCTCAAAGCCCGTATCGATCAATTCAATAAGCTGTTCCCGACCGTATTCCGCGGCGATGTCATCCGGCTCGACCTGCTGTTGGACGGAAGCACCGAAGTTTTCATCAACGACAAAAAACGCGGCGCGGTTCCGGGCGAAGATTTTCAGAAGGCGCTGTTGAAAATCTGGCTCGGCAACAACCCCGTAGACAAGGACCTCAAGCAAGCATTGCTAGGTAAGGGCTGA